From a single Rutidosis leptorrhynchoides isolate AG116_Rl617_1_P2 chromosome 5, CSIRO_AGI_Rlap_v1, whole genome shotgun sequence genomic region:
- the LOC139846890 gene encoding uncharacterized protein, with product MECNKDEAIRAKEIAENKMKNNDFEGARKIALKAKKLYPDLDNISHLLAVCDVHCSAQKKINGTVNDLYGILQVEKSDDDVTIKKQYKKLALVLHPDKNRFPGAEAAFKLICEAHVILSDKGKRYLHDAKCGESAKLTVSKPAQNHQGNGAQSKSFNVPTSSSRDTFWTFCPFCRNKYEYYRTVVNKTMKCQKCLKIFIAYDIGVPQSAQPTFNSNVNPGRSTHSQQEEVGKQKKGRVDPQKADESFSRYANQHPRDAKVGDSTGSKKVENGNLDVKKRKQGVATKQTVSDSNGGNDEGQKRSRRRTQVSNSEETLNDLFPEKRFKGKQKEQKEASSEAGQKGASEQKKANVDTVGSMQNDENGHVKTNSDSEDNAEPVYVDVPESEFSNFDRDKEEHCFAVDQVWAVYDTVDGMPRFYAQIKKVYSSAFKLRIMWFEADPENDLEKKWAEEGLPVALGRFRRGDSEETKDRLMFSHRVSYEKGSKRFSFVIYPKKGEIWALFKDWDIKWSSDPENHKEYNFEIVEVLSDFDNDNGVLVAFMVKVEGFVSVFQKTSRVRLAEHRIPSNELFRFSHQIPSLKLTGNERADVPVGSFELDTASLPDDLGQFYVTNTTKMNPVQNSARSPEKKVNDFVVEKVNLRRSPRGLKDNCGQKNGVENKTNIASPSKGNKDKNVNTKSSEVSSSSGGKESKIIHDFNLDKQKRKFEVGQIWAIRESGKGNLRSYAQIKKIDGSPLILHVESLESCNDDAIRPNACGLYKPSCSGRKTINPDAFLYHVKAQVNGKNRFNIYPWEKEIWVLHKNKDFTCDFVDENAGDSDIVEVVDNSRDMITVSFLSRVPGYKSVFKCLEVERAVEIPFAESDRFIGRVPGFQLTEEIEDGHLRGCWELDLTEFPGLLAT from the exons ATGGAGTGTAACAAAGATGAGGCGATTAGGGCCAAGGAAATTGCAGAGAATAAGATGAAGAACAATGATTTTGAAGGTGCTCGTAAAATTGCTTTAAAGGCTAAAAAGCTATATCCTGACCTAGATAACATTTCCCATTTGCTAGCTGTTTGTGATGTTCATTGTTCAGCACAAAAAAAGATAAACGGTACTGTAAACGACCTATATGGAATACTTCAAGTTGAAAAATCAGATGATGATGTCACCATCAAAAAACAATACAAAAAGCTTGCACTTGTTCTTCATCCTGACAAGAACCGTTTTCCTGGGGCAGAAGCTGCCTTTAAACTCATATGTGAAGCACATGTGATACTCTCTGATAAAGGTAAACGGTATTTACATGATGCTAAATGTGGGGAGTCTGCAAAGCTGACAGTGTCAAAACCCGCCCAAAATCATCAAGGAAATGGGGCTCAGTCTAAGAGCTTTAATGTTCCTACTTCGAGTAGCCGTGATACATTCTGGACGTTTTGTCCTTTTTGTAGGAACAAATATGAGTATTACAGAACAGTGGTAAACAAAACAATGAAGTGTCAaaaatgtttaaaaatatttattgCTTATGATATAGGTGTCCCTCAATCTGCCCAACCAACTTTCAACAGCAATGTAAACCCGGGTCGATCTACCCATTCTCAACAGGAAGAGGTTGGAAAACAGAAAAAAGGTAGAGTTGATCCACAAAAGGCTGATGAATCTTTTTCTCGTTATGCTAATCAACACCCTCGGGATGCTAAAGTTGGTGACAGTACAGGGTCTAAAAAGGTAGAAAATGGTAATTTGGATGTTAAAAAGAGAAAACAAGGGGTTGCAACTAAACAAACTGTATCTGATTCTAATGGTGGAAATGATGAAGGTCAAAAAAGATCTCGCAGAAGGACGCAGGTTTCTAATAGTGAAGAGACATTAAATGATCTTTTTCCAGAAAAAAGATTTAAAGGTAAACAAAAGGAACAAAAGGAAGCTTCATCTGAAGCTGGACAGAAAGGTGCAAGTGAACAGAAGAAGGCAAATGTTGATACTGTAGGAAGCATGCAAAATGACGAAAATGGTCATGTTAAAACTAATTCAGACTCTGAAGATAATGCAGAACCAGTGTACGTTGATGTTCCCGAGTCAGAATTTAGCAACTTTGATAGGGATAAGGAGGAACATTGTTTTGCAGTTGATCAAGTTTGGGCAGTTTATGATACAGTTGACGGCATGCCAAGATTCTATGCACAGATCAAGAAGGTTTATTCATCTGCCTTCAAGTTACGAATCATGTGGTTCGAAGCTGATCCCGAGAACGATTTAGAAAAAAAGTGGGCCGAAGAAGGGTTGCCCGTTGCATTGGGTCGGTTTAGGCGTGGGGATTCAGAGGAAACGAAAGACCGACTCATGTTTTCTCATCGGGTATCATACGAAAAAGGCAGTAAaaggttttcatttgtaatttatccTAAAAAGGGTGAGATTTGGGCTTTGTTTAAGGACTGGGATATTAAATGGAGCTCAGATCCTGAAAACCATAAAGAATATAATTTTGAGATAGTGGAGGTGCTTTCGGATTTTGACAATGATAATGGTGTGCTTGTAGCTTTTATGGTAAAAGTGGAAGGTTTTGTTAGCGTGTTTCAGAAAACGAGTCGGGTTCGACTTGCTGAACATCGTATCCCGTCTAATGAACTTTTTAGGTTTTCTCACCAAATCCCGTCACTAAAGTTGACTGGTAATGAACGAGCAGACGTACCTGTTGGATCTTTTGAGCTTGATACTGCTTCGTTACCAGATGATCTTGGCCAGTTTTATGTTACTAATACAACGAAGATGAACCCGGTTCAAAATAGTGCTCGATCACCTGAAAAAAAAGTGAATGATTTTGTTGTGGAGAAGGTAAATTTAAGAAGATCACCTAGAGGGTTAAAGGATAATTGTGGTCAAAAAAATGGTGTTGAAAACAAGACTAATATTGCCTCACCTTCAAAAGGTAACAAAGATAAAAATGTAAACACAAAAAGTTCAGAAGTTTCTTCATCTTCGGGTGGGAAGGAATCAAAGATTATTCACGATTTTAATTTGGATAAGCAGAAACGGAAGTTTGAAGTGGGTCAGATATGGGCGATTCGTGAAAGTGGGAAAGGAAATCTCAGATCCTATGCACAAATTAAAAAGATCGACGGGTCCCCTCTTATATTGCATGTAGAGTCACTTGAATCATGCAATGATGATGCAATTAGGCCAAATGCATGTGGTTTATATAAACCTTCTTGCAGTGGGAGAAAAACTATAAATCCAGATGCTTTTTTGTATCATGTAAAAGCACAAGTGAATGGTAAGAACAGATTTAACATATATCCATGGGAAAAAGAGATATGGGTTTTACACAAAAACAAGGATTTCACTTGTGATTTTGTTGATGAGAATGCTGGTGATAGTGACATTGTTGAAGTTGTTGACAACAGTCGTGATATGATCACGGTTTCGTTCCTTTCACGTGTGCCTGGTTACAAGTCGGTTTTCAAGTGTCTTGAAGTTGAAAGGGCTGTGGAGATACCGTTTGCTGAGTCAGACAGGTTTATTGGTAGGGTCCCTGGTTTTCAATTAACGGAGGAGATAGAAGATGGTCACTTGAGAGGATGTTGGGAGCTTGATCTTACTGAATTCCCAG GGCTACTCGCAACTTAA